A region of the Nocardia asteroides genome:
ACCCGCTCCAATCCGACAGCCGCGCCACCGGATACCGCCATGCCCACGACCATCGCCAAACCCAGATAGACGACGGTGAGCACCACGCCCTGGGTGTACACATCCGCGCTGGCGACGAATCCGAAGATCATCAACCCGATCAATTGCCCGAACAACCCGAGCATGAAGATTTCCGAATGGGCGAAATTGATCAGCCGCAATACGCCGTAGACCAAGGTGTAGCCCACCGCGACCAAAGCATAGATGGCGCCGTAGGTCACGCCGTCGACGGTCAGTCGCCAGAAACTATCGACCAACCCCTCGTAGTTGAAGTCGATCGAACCGGCCGTGAGTTGTATCCCACCGGCCAATAACGTTTGTTTCATTTATTTCTGCCCTCATCCTTTCGCCCACCGAACAACGGCACGTATGGGGATCCGGCCGAATCCCCATACGTGCCGTGCGCCCGGAATCCGGAGCTACTTGACCTCGTACACCCAGATCAGCGCGTTCGACAGCTCACCGTTGGGATCCCACTTGTACTGACGCGCGAGGCCGGCACCGTCGTACGTCCGTACATGGTCGAGCAGATCCGGGCGGGTCACCTTGCCGCCGTCGATGCCCTTGGCCAGGATCGTGGTGAGGTCGTACGCCTCGACCGAGTAGACACCGGGCGCCTGACCGTTGAGCGCCTCGTAGTCCTTGGCGAACTGCTCCGGGGCGGGACCGCACGGGCACGACAGCTTCGCGCCCTTGGCGGCGCTGCCCGCCTGGGTGACGAACTGCGGGTCGTTGGTGCCGTCGGCGGAGACGAAGACCGCGTTCACGCCACCGGACTTCAACTGCTGGGCCAGCGGCGCGCCCTCGGAGTAGTAGCCGGAGTAGAAGATGGCGTCCGGATTCGCGGCCGCCACCTTGGTGACCGTCGCGGAGAAGTCCTTGTCGCCCTTCTTGATGCTGGCCGCGCACGCCGGGTCCGCGGCGGCGCCGAGACCGTCGGTGATCGACTTCGCCAGACCCGTGCCGTAGTCGGTGTTGTCCTGGATGACGCAGACCTTCTTGTAGCCCGCGGTGTTGACCAGGTACTTCGCAACCGACGGGCCCTGCACGTCGTCGTTGGCCAGACCGCGGAAGAAGGTGGTCCAGCCGTTCTGGGTCAGCGTCGCGTTGGTCGCCGAAGAGGTGACCGAGACCAGCCCGGCGTCGCTGAGGATTTTGCCGGTCGCCTTCGTCTCCCCGGAGAACGCGGGACCGACCAGGCCGATGATCGACCGATCGTTGACGATCTGCGGGATCACCTGGGTGGCCTTCTGGGGGTCACCCTCGGTGTCGAACTGCTTGAGCTCGATCTTGCAACCGGGGTTGGCCTTGTTGTGCTTGTCGAGCGCGAGCTTGACGCCGTTGACGATGTTGATGCCCAGCGCGGCGTCCGGACCGGTCAGCGCGCCCGCCATCGCGATGGCCGTGCCCGGCGCGCAGGTCGCCTTGCCGTCGCCCGCGGGATCGGCCGCCGCGGACGCGTCCGCCTTCGGCACCTCCTTGCCCTGCTGGTCGACCTGCAAGACCGGCTGGATGGACAAGCCGCCCGCGCCGTTGGTGCCCGAGGAATCCGAACCGCTGCTGGTGGATTTGTCGCTACAACCGGTCAGCACCAGCGCGGCGGCGGCGCCGACGGCCAGGACACCGAGCGTCGAGCGACTGCGCCATGTCGAACTAAGCACGTTTCACCTCATCTAAGTTCTGTGCTCCCCCGGGTTCACCGAGGAGGCCGACCATGTCAGCCCGGTCAGAACATAGCGTCGGTACGTTAGTTCCGCATCACATTCGGATCATGCGCGCGACATCGTTTCGAATTCTTGTTCACGATCACGTTTCGTCTGCGTAAATTTTCGCGCGGGCCCCGTCACTTCGGCGTCAGGTTCTCCAACACGACCTCCGCGACCGCCTTCATCGTCGTGCGACGATCCATTGCGGTGCGTTGAATCCACTTGAACGCCTGCGGCTCCGAAAGGCCCTGCGTCTGCATCAGAACACCCTTGGCGCGCTCGACCAGCTTGCGCGTCTCCAGCCGGTCGGCCAGATTCGCGACCTCGCTCTCCAGCGCGGTGATCTCGTGGAAACGGCTGGCCGCCAATTCGATGGCGGGCACCAGATCCGATTTCGTGAACGGCTTCACCAGGTAGGCCATCGCCCCCGCGTCACGCGCCCGCTCCACCAGATCGCGCTGGCTGAACGCGGTCAGGATAACCACGGGTGCAACACGTTTCGAGGCGATCTCGGCCGCCGCGTCGATCCCGTCGCGGCGCGGCATCTTCACGTCCATGATCACCAGATCCGGCCGGTGCTCGACCGCGAGATCCACTGCCTGCTGGCCGTCACCCGCCTCACCCACCACCTGATAGCCCTCTTCGGTCAGCATCTCGACCAGATCCATGCGAATGAGCGCTTCGTCTTCGGCGACGACGACCCGCTTCGCCCCGGCGTCCCGCTTGGTGCCGGCGCCCCCAGCTGCTGTGCTCATAGGTAGACCCCTCTGGTTCCGATGCCCTGTCCCGACCGAACCGAAAGAAAGCCGGGATCGCACGGGGCGACCTTCGGCCTCATCGGGGCTGTCGAGTGATGTAAAGAGTACCTTTCACTTCGGCATAGAACGCATATACCCTGCGCAAACCGTGTGGTCGCGCCGCAGAGACCAACCCATTCGCGTTCCAGCCACCTGACCCGCTATAGTTGCCACCCGGTGCGCCGGGTTGGCGGAACTGGCAGACGCGACGGTCTCAAAAACCGTTGTCCGAAAGGACGTGTGGGTTCGAGTCCCACACTCGGCACTCGCTTCTGGGCGTCCCCTGCTCGCGGAGAGCGCTTGCGGGGGGCGCTCGTCATTTCTTCTGGGGGTGCAACCCCCAGGCCCCGCTCGGCGGGGCTTCGCCCCCGAACCCCTGAGGTGTGTGGTTGCGTTGCGGGGAGAGCGCTTACGTGGGGCGCTCATCGCTTCTTCTGTGGGCAACCGTGAGGACCCCTCGGAGGGGCTTCGCGGCGTTGGCAGGGGAACGTGGCGTTTGGTAGTTGAGGCGCTGCCTCTGCCTCTCTGGTGTAGTCCCCCCGGCTTCGGAGCGGAAGCCCACCTTCAGTGCCGACTGATGGGGGGCGCCGGTTGGGAATGGTGGCGTTCGGGATGAGCACTCGCGAAGTGTCCCGTCTTCCCCTTCTGTGCTGGCGGATGGTGCTCGTGGCCGGTCGAGAGGTGATGTCGGGGTATGAGGGGTGGGTTACCCGTGACGGCATCGCTGACATGGTCTCGGCGGTCGGCGTGTACGGTTCGCGTCCGGCGTCGCCTCGCGGTCACCGGCTCTGCACCGCGATCGCATCCAGGGCAGAGCCGGCGAGGGTCCAGCCCCGCGTTCGCGAATCCCCTTACCGAAGCGGCGAATACGAGGCGGGTGCGCATCGCCGTCATATTACGAAGCAATCACAAGGCAGCGTTTGAATGCGTGCGGTCAGGGGTAAAGGCTTGAGGGGAGTCGAACCGTTGCACCTCCCGCAGTGACGTACGTCGCAGGCGGGGAGGCAAAAGCGGTGTGCTTCGTGTACGGCGCGCTACGAGCAGATGAATATGTTGTTCCCACATGTGGGACTAACGACTCGAGCCCTTCTGGTAGCCTTCGCGCCGTTTATCGTGGTCTGTATGCACGTCTTGTTCGTCTGCAACGGCAACGTTTGTCGTTCGGTGATCGCCGAGCGGCTCACGCGCGCCCTCGCGGTCGAATACGACCTTCCCTACCTCACCGCCGAGAGCGCGGGAACGCGTGCGCTCGTGGGATTTCCGGTCGAGCCGCTGGCCGCGCAAACCATCGCCGGGCTCGGCGCCGATCCCGGCAGCTTCCGGGCACGGCGCCTGAAGCCCGAGATGATCGACAAGGCCGACCTGGTGCTCACGATGACCGAGCAGATCCGCGACCAAGTCGTCGACATGGCGTTCGGCGCCGGGTCACGCACCTTCACCCTGCTGGAAGCCCACCGGATCGCCCGCGTCACCGGCGCGCGCACGGTCGCAGAATTGCACCGGGCACGCAACGACCTGTCGCTGGTCGGCCGAGAGAACATCGCCGACCCAGTCGGGCTGTCCGCTCAGGCGTTCTGCGAGGTCGGCGACCGTATCGCCGAGGCGCTCGTGCCGCTGCTGCTGGCGCTCGCCCCGCACGAACAGCCGCGCTGGCCGCACGACGAACGCCGTGGACTGGTGATCCGCCCCGGCGGCGCGCCCGCACCGCTGGCGACCTTCCTCGCCGCCCAACGCACCCAGTGATCACCGGAGCCGACCGCGCGCGGTAGGGCGGGGATCGCCGCGTATCAACCTGTTATCACCCGGCTGTGTCCTTTTCCGCACCGAACGCATTAAACTCCCGCCGGACAACACTCTCCGCCGTTGCTGGTTCGACACAGGACAGGAAGAAGACATGCCGAAACGCATTTCGGATGTTTCGCTCCATGTTTATGTGACACCGGAAACCCTCGAACGCGTCGTCGACACCGTGCGTGCGGTGGTCGACGACCACCTCACCGACCGTGACGTGTTCGCCTGGCGTTTCACCTTGCCGGTCGACATCGATGACCCCGCCCACACGGCGCTCGCAGGCCGCTGCCCCGCGGCTGTGCCCGGCGCACTCGTGGACGACCGCGGCACCTACGAGATCGCGCTCAGCTTGGTCGGCGCACCCGACCAGCTGACCGGCGACCACATGGCCGCGCTGGAACGGCAATTGCTGCATGCGATCTCGGGGCTCGCGCGAACCGAGCCGGGAGACGAGATCCCGGTCTCGATCCGCGCATCGCAGCGCACCGACGTCGATCTCGACATCGATCGCGACCTCGAACTGCTGTAACCCTAACGCCGCGAGGGGAAGTGGCGGATGAGTCCCTCTTGCACCGTGGTGGCGAGCAGATCGCCGCTGCGGGAGTAGAAGCGCCCGGTCGCCAGCCCACGGGATCCCGCGGCCACCGGTGACTCGGTGCAGTACAGTGCCCACTCGTCGAAACGGAACGGGCGGTGGAACCAGATCGAGTGGTTGACCGTGGCCGCGATGATGCGGTCCAGACCCCACGACAGCCCGTGGGTGGTGATGATCGAGTCCAGCACCGTGGTGTCGGACGAATAACCCAGCGTCGCCACGTGGATCAGCGGATCGTCGGGCAGCTTGCCGTCCGCGCGCATCCACACGCGGTTGTGGTTGAGCCGCTCCCCGGTGCCCTTCAGGATCCACGCCGGGTCGTTGGTGTAGCGCATGTCGATCGGATGCGGCGCCTTGACGAACATCTCCAGCTTGTCCTCCAAGCCTTCGAAGCTCTCCTCCACCCGCGGCAGCGTCTCCGGGTCCGGTACCTCCGGCTGGGCGTGCGCGTGCTCGAGTCCCGTGCCCCAATCCTGGAACGCGGCGAGCATGACGAACAGCTCCTGGCCGTCCTGGCTGGCGGTGACCGTGCGATTGGCGAAGGCGCGGCCGTCGCGATGGCGGTCCACCCGGTACTCGATCGGCTTCTTCACGTCGCCGCCGCGCACGAAATGCGCGTTGACGGCGTGCACCGGGCGGTCACCGACCGTGCGGCCCGCCGCAATGATCGCCTGCGAGACGAGCTGACCGCCGAAGGTCCGGCTCCACACCTTCTCCGGGTGCTGGCCGACGAACACGTCCTCGTCCATCTGTTCGAGATCGAGCAGACCCAGCAGCACATCCAGGTCGGAGCGCGGCGCGTGCGGGTCCGCGATGTCGACGGGGCTGCTCAGGGAAGCACTCACTAATGGTCCTCCTCACCGATTCGGTGAACGTGGATCAGGTTGGTGGACCCGACGGTACCGGGCGGCGACCCGGCCACGATGACAACCAGGTCCCCCTTCTGGTATCGCTCCATCGACAGAAGTGCTACATCCACCTGGTGGATCATCGCGTCGGTGCTGTCGACGGTCGGCACGATGAAGGTCTCGGTGCCCCAGGTCAGCGCCAGCTGGCTGCGCACCTCCGGCAGCGGCGTGAACGCCAGCAGCGGCAGCGGAGTGTGCAGCCGCGCCAGGCGGCGCACCGTGTCGCCCGACTGGGTGAACGCGACCAGCGCCTTGGCGTTGAGCCGCTCGCCGATATCGCGGGCCGCGTAAGAGATCACACCCCGCTTGGTGCGCGGCACGTGGGTCAGCGGCGGCACCCGGGTCGACTCGGTCTCCACCGCGTGCACGATGCGCGCCATCGTGCGCACCGTTTCGATCGGGTACTTGCCCACCGAGGTCTCGCCCGACAGCATCACCGCGTCGGCGCCGTCGAGCACCGCGTTCGCCACGTCCGATGCCTCGGCGCGGGTGGGGCGGGAGTTTTCGATCATCGATTCCAGCATCTGCGTGGCGACGATGACCGGCTTGGCGTTTTCGCGCGCCATCTGGATGGCGCGCTTCTGCACGATCGGCACCTGCTCGAGCGGCAGCTCGACACCGAGGTCGCCGCGCGCGACCATCACCGCGTCGAAGGCCAGGACCACGGCCTCCAGGTTGTCGATCGCCTCCGGCTTCTCCAGCTTGCCGATCACCGGCACCCGGCGGCCCACCCGGTCCATCACATCGTGCACCAGCTCGACATCGGACGGGGACCGCACGAACGACAGCGCGATGAAGTCCACGCCTAGCTTCAGCGCGAATTCCAGGTCCTCGATGTCCTTCTCGGACAGCGCGGGCACCGACACGTCCATGCCCGGCAGCGAGACGCCCTTGTTGTTGGAGACCGGACCGCCCTCGGTGACCCGGCAGACCACGTCGTTGCCCTCGACGCGAGTGACGATGAGGCCGACCTTGCCGTCGTCGACCAGCAGGCGATCGCCTGCCTTGGCGTCCTGCGCCAGTTCCTTGTAGGTGGTGGACACGCGATCGTGGGTCCCGTCGATGTCGTCGACGGTGATGCGGACCTCTTCACCCGTCGCCCAGACGGTTCTGCCTTCCAGGAAGCGGCCGAGGCGGATCTTGGGACCCTGCAGGTCGGCCAGAATGCCGACCGCCCGGCCGAGGTGGTCGGAGGCCTGACGCACCTTCTTGTAGTTCTCGGCATGGTCGGAGTGCTCACCGTGGCTGAAGTTCAGCCGAGCTACGTCCATACCGCTCTCGACGAGTTCGCGGATACGGTCCTCGGTGGCAGTGGCCGGTCCGAGCGTGCACACAATCTTCGTCCGTCGCATCACGGGTAGAGCCTAGTCCCGCTCGGTGCACAGGTCCCGCCCTGGCCACGGTGAAACCTTGGTGAAAAATATGAACTACGCCTCGTAGCCGGCACAAACGGATACTCATCGTGCGACATGGCGCGCCAGCCGGGTCTCCAGCCGAGTCTGCCCGAACCCGAGGATCAGGCAGATCACCCAGTAGTACATCGCCGCGACCCCGTAGAGCGCGAAGAAATCGAAGGTGGGCGCGGCCGCGAGCTGGGCGACGCGCAGCAACTCGGTCACCAGGATGGTCGAGGCCAGCGAGGTGTCCTTCACCAGGGAGATCAGCGTATTGGACAACGGCGGCACGGCGATCCGCGCGGCCTGCGGCAGGATGATCAGCCGCAGCATCATCGGATACGACATGCCGAGCGCCTGCGCCGCCTCCCACTGACCCGCCGCGACGCTGAGAATGGCAGCGCGCACCACTTCGGCCGCGTAGCCGCCGACGTTGAGGCTGAACGCGATCACGGCGGCGGGAAACGGGTCGATCACGATCTCGAACTGCGGCAGCGCGTAGAACACGATGAACAACTGCACCAGCAGCGGGGTGCCGCGAATGATCGAGATGTAGCAGCGGGCCGCCGCCGACAGCGGCCACACCGGCGACATCCTGGCCAGCGCGACGAACAGCGCGATCACCAGGCCGATGGCGAAACTGATCGCCGTGAGCGGCAGCGTCTTGGTGACGGTGGCCTGCAGCATCGGCCACAGGTTGTGCCAGATGAGATCCCGGGTGGCGGCGTCCATGAAGGTGGTCGGCTACTGGCTGACGTCGGTCCCGAAGTACTTCTCGGAGATCTTCGCCAGGGTGCCGTCGGCGCGCAGCTGGTTCAGCGCGTTGTCCACGTCGGTGATCAGCGCGTCGCCTTTACGCGCGGCGAAGGCCTGCTTGCTCACCGACCCGGTCCGGCCCGCGACCTTCACGCTCGTGTCACCGGTCTTCTTGGTGTATTCCGCGACGGCGAGGTTGTCGTTGACGGTCGCGTCCACGCGGCCGTTCTTCAACAGCTGGACGGCCTGCACGAAGCCCTCCACGGCCTCGACCTTCGCGCCCGCCTCGGTGGCGACCTTGCTCCAATTGCTGGTGGCCGACTGCGCGCAGGTCTTGCCGTCGAGATCGGCGAGTGCGGTGATGGTGTTGTCACCGGCTCGGGTGACGATCACGCCCGCCGATGTGGTGTACGGCGCCGACAACGCGTACTTGCCCGTGCGCTCGTCGTTCACGGTCACCTGATTGGCCACCAAGTCGAAACGCTTGGACTCCAGGCCCGCGAAGATGGCGTCCCACGGCGTCTGCACGAACTCGACTTTCTTGCCGAGCTTGTCGCCGACCGCCTGGATAACCTCCACGTCGTAGCCGGTGAGCTTGCCGTCGGAACCCTGGAAGCTGAACGGCGAGTAGGTGCCCTCAGTGCCGACCTTCAGCACATTCGGGTCACTGCCGCCGCACGCGGTCAGTCCGGTGGCGGCGACGACGGCGAGCATGGCGGCGGCGAACAGCTTACGGCGCACGGGATCCCTCTCTTCGGTGCGTGGAGCTCCACACACGGCACGCGAATCCGAGCCATGCTACGCCCGGAGCTACGCGAGCGACAGTATCGCGATCGTCGTGCGCGAAAGAGTTGCGCTCCGTGGTCCCGGCCCGGTGCCCGCCGGCAGAAGAACGCGTCGCGCCCTTCTGTCGGCCGGCATCGATACCGTCGCCGTCAGTCGCGCAGCGGGCGGCCTTGCGAATCCGGCACCTTGCCGACCAAGATCATGATGCCGTCGATGAGGCCCCAGATACTGCCGAGGCCGCAGGTCACGATGGTGACCGCCAGCTGGGCGACGCCCAGGCCGGTGTAGCCGAGGTAGAAGCGGCCGACGCCGAAACCGCCGAGGAAGATCTGCAGCAGACCCGCGATCAGCTTCTGCTTGTCCGACAGCGGTACGCCGAACGGGTCGCGGCCCCAGGGCGCTTCCGGGTCGTTCGGGTTGTAGCCCTGCGGACCACCCGGGTACGGGGCCGGTGGGTAGCCACCCGGCTGCTGACCATAGGGGTCAACGGGCTGGCCGTACTGGGGCTGACCGTACGGGTCCGACGGCGGGTTGTACTGCGGCTGACTCTGCGCCTCGAGCGGCTTGGTCAGATCCGGGCCGGTGCCGGGCGGGCCGTACTGCGGGCCCCCGGAACCCGGATTCTGCTGGTAAGGGTCGGTCACTCATGTCCTCCTCATTAGTGCGGGCACCCTCTTGTCGGCCCCCGGCCTTGCTGGATCGCCGAACTGCCGCTCGCGACGATCACGAGTCATTGTCACCGGGATCGACCGGGTTGTCGCCCCGGGATGGTTCGGTCCCGCGAATAGTTATCGCGGCGGGTCGCCTGATCGTTGCCGCGAACGAGAATTCGCTGTCGGCGGCGACGGATCCGACCCAGGCACGCACCGAACGATCAGCTGTTGTCCGAGGCCGACTTCTCCGAGGCCGACTTCTCCGAGGCCGACTTCTCCGAGGCCGACTTCTCCGAATCCACCTTCTTCGGCGCGGTTTCGGTGGACTCGGTTCCGGCCCCGGCAGCCTCTGCCTCGGATTGCCCGCCCGATTCGGTCGCGCCGGACTCGGCATCGGACACCGGGCGCTCGGACGCGGCGGCATCGGTCTCGGACGCGGCAGCATCGGTCTCGAACGCGGCAGCGTCCGGGGACTTCTCGGCCGACGCCGCTCCCGCGGCACGCAGCGCACGGATCTGCCACGGCCACGGACGCGGGCTCGCGCCGGGCTGCAACTGCTCGGGCGTCTCTCGGCCCTTCGTCGCGAAGACGAAGTAGGCGATCGCGCCCAGGAACACGACGGCGGAGGTGAACGAGTTGATCCGGATACCCGCGATCTTCGTCGCCTCGTCGGCGCGCATCAGCTCGATGAAGAACCGGCCGAAGCAGTAACCCGCGACATACAGCGCGAACAGCCGCCCGTGGCCGATCCGGAAACGCTTGTCCACCAACACCAGCAGCACGACGACGAGCACGTTCCACAGCAGCTCGTACAGGAAGGTGGGGTGCACGATCTTCTCGACCACGCCGGTGGAGACGCCGTTCATCATGTCGAGCCGGCCGTCGTCGCCCACCCGCCGGTAGATCTCCAGGCCCCACGGCAGGTCGGTCTCGCGTCCGTAGAGTTCTTGGTTGAAGTAGTTGCCGAGCCTGCCGATGGCCTGCGCCAGCAGGATCGGCGGGGCGACCGCGTCGCCCAAGGCGGGCAACGGGATCCGGTACACCCGGCAGCCGATCCAGGCGCCGACGCCACCCAGCAGCACCGCGCCCCAGATACCGAGCCCGCCTTGGTAGATCTTCAGCGCGTCGACCGGATTCCCGTCCGCGCCGAAGTACTTCTGCCAGTCGGTGGCCACGTGGTAGAGCCTGCCGCCGACCAGACCGAACGGCACCGCGAACATCGCGACGTCCAGGATCGCACCGGGCTGCCCGCCGCGAGCGCGCCAACGCCGTTCGCCCCACCAGATCGCGACGACGATGCCGAGGATGATGCACAGGGCGTACGCCCGCAGCGGGAACGGCCCGATCTGCCACACGCCCTGCGCGGGGCTGGGGAGGTAGGCCAGCACGGCGCCGCTGACGCCGCCGTCGGCCAGGACACTGTCTGCGAGGACTCGTAACGTCACGGGGCAACCGTAGCGGAGAGTCTCAGCCGACTCGCCACCAACGCACCGCCCCCGCCGTGGCCGGGCACGCCCATGCCGCGCGCGACGCTCCCACCGCCGTGAGAGCTATCGCCTTCTCGGGTCATCGGGGGGCCAAGGGCGCGCGGTGCAGCACACGACGAGGCCACTCACGCATAGCGGCAGACGGTCCGGGAGCGGTACGCGAGTTCGTTCGTCCGCCGTCGCGGAGGACGCGGTTCCGCCACCGGCGGGTGGCTACGACGCGACGGTCGCCGACCGCACGCCTCGAGCCAGTTCCGCGGTGAGTGCCCGCACCGCGTCCAGTCCGCGGCCCGCCGCACTCACCAACGCCGAACCGACGATGACACCGTCGGCGTAGGAGGCGATCTCGGCGGCCTGCTCGCCCGAGCGAACACCGAGGCCGACGCCGATCGGGATGTCGGAGTGGGACCGGATGCGGGCGCACAGCGCGGGCGCTGCCGAGGACACCGCGTCGCGCGCGCCGGTGACGCCCATGGTCGAGGCCGCGTACACGAAACCGCGGCTGGCCTCGAGCGTCTTCACCAGGCGCTCCTCGGTGGACGACGGCGCGACCAGGAAGATGCGGTCCAGGTTGTGCGTGGACGAGGCGACGAACCAGTCGTCGGCCTCCTCCGGGATCAGGTTCGGGGTGATGATGCCCGCGCCGCCCGCGGCGGCCAGATCCCGCGCGAAGCTGTCGACGCCGTACTTGAGTACGGGATTCCAGTAGCTCATCACGACGGCCTTGCCGCCCGCGCCGGTGATCGCCTCGACCACGGTGAACACGTCGCGCACCCGCACGCCGCCGCGCAACGCCTGCTCGGCCGCGGCCTGGATGGTCGGGCCGTCCATCACCGGATCGGAGTAGGCGACGCCGACCTCGATGATGTCGCATCCGGCCTCGACCATCGTGCGCACGACCTCGATGGAGCCGGCCAGGTCCGGGTAGCCCGCGGGCAGGTAACCGATCAGCGCCGCCCTGCCCTCGGCGCGGCAGGCGGCGAAGGTGTTGGCCAGGCGGGATTGCTGGCTCACCGGTCGGCCTCCTGCGGCTCGTTCTCGGCGCCGAACAGCCCGAACCACCGCGCTGCCGTATCCATGTCCTTGTCGCCCCGGCCCGAGAGGTTCACCAGGATGACCGCGCCCGGGCCGAGTTCCTTGCCCAGTTGCAGCGCGCCCGCCACCGCGTGCGCCGACTCGATCGCGGGGATGATGCCCTCGCTGCGGCTGAGCAGCAGCAGCGCGTCCATCGCCTCGCTGTCGGTGACCGGCCGGTACTCGGCACGGCCGATGTCCTTGAGATAGGCGTGCTCGGGGCCGACGCCCGGGTAGTCCAGGCCCGCCGAGATCGAATGCGACTCGATGGTCTGGCCGTCCTCGTCCTGCAGCAGGTAGGAGTAGGCGCCCTGGAACGCGCCCGGCGTCCCGCCGGTGAACGTGGCCGCGTGCCGCCCGGTGTCGACGCCGTCACCGGCCGCCTCGTAGCCGATCAGCCGCACGTCGGCGTCGTCGAGAAACGCGTGGAAGATGCCGATGGCGTTGGAACCGCCGCCGACACAGGCGACGACCGCGTCGGGCAACCCGCCGGTCGAGGCCTGGACCTGGGCGCGGGCCTCCATGCCGACGATGCGCTGGAAATCGCGCACCAGCATCGGGAACGGATGCGGACCCGCCGCGGTGCCGAAGCAGTAGTAGGTGTCGTCGGCGTTGGTCACCCAGTCGCGCAGCGCCTCGTTGATGGCGTCCTTGAGAGTCTGCGAACCCGACGTCACCGAGATCACCTCCGCGCCGAGCAGGCGCATGCGCGCCACGTTCAGCGCCTGGCGCGCCGTGTCGACCGCGCCCATGTAGACGACGCAGTCCAGCCCGAGCAGGGCGCAGGCGGTCGCTGTCGCGACGCCGTGCTGGCCCGCGCCGGTCTCGGCGATCACCCTGGTCTTGCCCATCCGCTTGGCGAGCAATGCCTGACCGAGCACGTTGTTGATCTTGTGCGATCCGGTGTGGTTCAAGTCTTCGCGCTTGAGCAGGATGCGGGCGCCGCCCGCGTGCTCCGACAGCCGCGTGCACTCGAACACCGGCGACGGACGGCCGGTGTAGTCGCGCTGGAGCCGGTCGAGCTCGTTGAGGAAGGACTCGTCGAGCCGTGACTTCTCGTACTCGGCGGTGACCTCCTCGATCACGGCCATCAGCGCCTCGGGGACGTGCCTGCCGCCGTAGACGCCGAAGTGCCCGCCCGCGTCCGGCTCGTGGCCGCTGCGCTGGGCGATGCCGTCACTGGCCCGGGGTAGTGCCGTCACGCCCATCACCGGCCCCGCCGCGCGGGCTTCGGGCAGGACGGGTGGGTACCCGCGGTCACCAGCTCCGAGACCGCCGCACGGGGGTCGCCACTGGTCACAAGTCCCTCGCCGACGAGGACGGCGTCCGCGCCCGCACCCGCGTAGGCCAGCAGGTCTGCGGTGCCGCGGATGCCCGACTCGGCGATCCGGATGACCTCGGTGGGCAGTCCGGGCGCGATC
Encoded here:
- a CDS encoding branched-chain amino acid ABC transporter substrate-binding protein; this translates as MAVGAAAALVLTGCSDKSTSSGSDSSGTNGAGGLSIQPVLQVDQQGKEVPKADASAAADPAGDGKATCAPGTAIAMAGALTGPDAALGINIVNGVKLALDKHNKANPGCKIELKQFDTEGDPQKATQVIPQIVNDRSIIGLVGPAFSGETKATGKILSDAGLVSVTSSATNATLTQNGWTTFFRGLANDDVQGPSVAKYLVNTAGYKKVCVIQDNTDYGTGLAKSITDGLGAAADPACAASIKKGDKDFSATVTKVAAANPDAIFYSGYYSEGAPLAQQLKSGGVNAVFVSADGTNDPQFVTQAGSAAKGAKLSCPCGPAPEQFAKDYEALNGQAPGVYSVEAYDLTTILAKGIDGGKVTRPDLLDHVRTYDGAGLARQYKWDPNGELSNALIWVYEVK
- a CDS encoding ANTAR domain-containing response regulator — protein: MSTAAGGAGTKRDAGAKRVVVAEDEALIRMDLVEMLTEEGYQVVGEAGDGQQAVDLAVEHRPDLVIMDVKMPRRDGIDAAAEIASKRVAPVVILTAFSQRDLVERARDAGAMAYLVKPFTKSDLVPAIELAASRFHEITALESEVANLADRLETRKLVERAKGVLMQTQGLSEPQAFKWIQRTAMDRRTTMKAVAEVVLENLTPK
- a CDS encoding low molecular weight phosphatase family protein — encoded protein: MHVLFVCNGNVCRSVIAERLTRALAVEYDLPYLTAESAGTRALVGFPVEPLAAQTIAGLGADPGSFRARRLKPEMIDKADLVLTMTEQIRDQVVDMAFGAGSRTFTLLEAHRIARVTGARTVAELHRARNDLSLVGRENIADPVGLSAQAFCEVGDRIAEALVPLLLALAPHEQPRWPHDERRGLVIRPGGAPAPLATFLAAQRTQ
- a CDS encoding acyl-CoA thioesterase II; the protein is MADPHAPRSDLDVLLGLLDLEQMDEDVFVGQHPEKVWSRTFGGQLVSQAIIAAGRTVGDRPVHAVNAHFVRGGDVKKPIEYRVDRHRDGRAFANRTVTASQDGQELFVMLAAFQDWGTGLEHAHAQPEVPDPETLPRVEESFEGLEDKLEMFVKAPHPIDMRYTNDPAWILKGTGERLNHNRVWMRADGKLPDDPLIHVATLGYSSDTTVLDSIITTHGLSWGLDRIIAATVNHSIWFHRPFRFDEWALYCTESPVAAGSRGLATGRFYSRSGDLLATTVQEGLIRHFPSRR
- the pyk gene encoding pyruvate kinase, with the translated sequence MMRRTKIVCTLGPATATEDRIRELVESGMDVARLNFSHGEHSDHAENYKKVRQASDHLGRAVGILADLQGPKIRLGRFLEGRTVWATGEEVRITVDDIDGTHDRVSTTYKELAQDAKAGDRLLVDDGKVGLIVTRVEGNDVVCRVTEGGPVSNNKGVSLPGMDVSVPALSEKDIEDLEFALKLGVDFIALSFVRSPSDVELVHDVMDRVGRRVPVIGKLEKPEAIDNLEAVVLAFDAVMVARGDLGVELPLEQVPIVQKRAIQMARENAKPVIVATQMLESMIENSRPTRAEASDVANAVLDGADAVMLSGETSVGKYPIETVRTMARIVHAVETESTRVPPLTHVPRTKRGVISYAARDIGERLNAKALVAFTQSGDTVRRLARLHTPLPLLAFTPLPEVRSQLALTWGTETFIVPTVDSTDAMIHQVDVALLSMERYQKGDLVVIVAGSPPGTVGSTNLIHVHRIGEEDH
- a CDS encoding TM2 domain-containing protein, whose translation is MTDPYQQNPGSGGPQYGPPGTGPDLTKPLEAQSQPQYNPPSDPYGQPQYGQPVDPYGQQPGGYPPAPYPGGPQGYNPNDPEAPWGRDPFGVPLSDKQKLIAGLLQIFLGGFGVGRFYLGYTGLGVAQLAVTIVTCGLGSIWGLIDGIMILVGKVPDSQGRPLRD
- the lgt gene encoding prolipoprotein diacylglyceryl transferase; this translates as MLAYLPSPAQGVWQIGPFPLRAYALCIILGIVVAIWWGERRWRARGGQPGAILDVAMFAVPFGLVGGRLYHVATDWQKYFGADGNPVDALKIYQGGLGIWGAVLLGGVGAWIGCRVYRIPLPALGDAVAPPILLAQAIGRLGNYFNQELYGRETDLPWGLEIYRRVGDDGRLDMMNGVSTGVVEKIVHPTFLYELLWNVLVVVLLVLVDKRFRIGHGRLFALYVAGYCFGRFFIELMRADEATKIAGIRINSFTSAVVFLGAIAYFVFATKGRETPEQLQPGASPRPWPWQIRALRAAGAASAEKSPDAAAFETDAAASETDAAASERPVSDAESGATESGGQSEAEAAGAGTESTETAPKKVDSEKSASEKSASEKSASEKSASDNS